The stretch of DNA AGGTAGCTCTGAAGGCGCTCTGCAGCAATGGCGGCCACCGCATCGGTGTTCAGGGCGCGGCCAGAAGCACTCACAAGAGTTTGTGTGTCGCTGACCGTAGCCAGTGTGAGGGCCAACGCCCGCGCTGCCCGCACTGGATTCAGTTTTCGCGCCCGAATCAGGGCCAGCGTCTCGGTATTAATGCCGCGCACCAGGTCGGCGCTGAGGTTGGTAGGCGTTCCGGCAGACACGCGGCTGATGCGGCGCTGAATATTGGGATGAGCGGCGTAGGTCAAAAAAGTTCGGCTGGGCGGGGCCATAAAGGCAGGCAGACCAGCCACAGTTGATGTACTTACGGCAGCAGCCCAAACGCCTGCGGCAAGCGGACTTATCAACAGCAACACAGAGAGAAAGGAAAGGACGGGGCGCTTCATCCCTCCAAACTAGCATCTATGTGATATTTTTCTCATTTCGTCAGATTCCGGGCCTTTACGTAGCGGGTGGGAACCATGGCCCTATTCCGCCGCGCCAACCCTGCTAGCCTGCCCCGCGTGATGAAAAATGGCAATGAGCCTAGAGCAAATGCGAGCAGAGCGAGAAGCAAAAAGTACGGGAGGAATGGCTTGCTCATGCGAGTCCGTTCATGACGACGATCCGTTCACGACGAAGGATGGCGGCGATGGATGACTCTGCGGTGTTTTTTCGGAGAGTCGGGAATCAGAGCCAATCCATATGACTTCCCGAACCGGACTGACCGATACCATCGCCGCCATTGCCACTGCTCCTGGCAGCGCGGGCGTGGGCATCGTGCGCGTCAGTGGGCCAAAGGCTCTGTCGGTGGCCGACGGCGCTTTTGCGGGCAAGCGGCGGCCCTCACGCACGGCGGGCGGGCGCTTCCTGTTCGGGCAATTGGTGGGCGCAGACGGCGAGATGCTGGATGAAGGCCTGTGCCTGATTTTCCGGGGCGGGCGCAGCTATACCGGCGAGGACGTGGCCGAATTTCAGACGCACGGCAGCCCGGCGGTACTGGCGCGGGTGCTGGCGCGGGCGCTGGAACTGGGCGCTCGGCCCGCCCGTCCCGGCGAATTTACCCTGCGGGCCTACCTGGCCGGACGGCTTGATCTGGCACAGGCCGAAGCGGTGCTGGGGCTGGTGGAAGCCCAGACCGACGCCGCCCGCAGGCAGGCCAGCCTGGGGCTGTCGGGGGCGTTGGGGGCGCGGGTCACGCGGATTGCCGCCAACATCACGCGCACGCTGGCAGCCATTCAGGCCATGCTGGATTACCCCGAAGAAGGCGTGCCCGACGAAGACCGCACCGCACCGCTGGCCGCCGCCGAAGCCGATCTGACGGCGCTGGTGCAGAGTGCAAGGGCGGGCCAAATATCGGCACGCGGCGCACGCCTGGCCCTGATCGGACGGCCCAATGCGGGCAAAAGCAGCCTGCTGAACGCCCTGTTGGGCTACGAACGCTCGATTGTGACGCCGATTGCCGGAACCACCCGCGACTACCTGGAAGCTGGGCTGGAACTGGCAGGCGTGCCCGTGACCCTGATCGACACAGCGGGCCTGCGCGACACCGCCGACGAAATAGAGGCAGCGGGCGTGCGGCAGGCGCATGCGTTGGCCGAACGCGCCGATCTGGTACTGGCGCTGGAAGACGGCAGCGAACCCCGCGAGGCCTTGCCCGCCGACCTGCCCGATGGAGCGCGGGTGCTGCGGGTGCAGACCAAAGCCGACCTGCCCGCCGGGTGGACTGACCCGGCTGTGTTGCGCGTGAGTGCCGTGACGGGCGCAGGATTACCGGAACTGCGCGGGGCCGTACATACCGCCCTGATCGGAGACGCTGCACGCGGGGAAGCGTGGCTGACCACCGAACGCCAAGCCGACGCCGCCCGCCGCGCTCTGGAACACGTGCAGGCCGCCGTGAATCTGCCCGACGACCTGGCCGGGTATGAGTTGGAGGAAGCCTTGCGTGCCCTCTCCGACCTGACGGGGCGGGATGTGCAGGAAGACGTGGTGGACGCGGTGTTTCGGAATTTTTGCGTGGGAAAGTGAGTCGCTTTACGCCGGGGACGTGGTCACTGAAATGTGGGAAAAATGCAGGTGGGCAGGAAAATCACGGTTTGCTGCTTTGAAGTTTGGCAACAACTCTATAGATTCATCTCAGATCGCCACCATTCACAATCCAGCCCCTCAGCGCCCCACTAGCCCCGGCCTCGGCCACAGCCTGAAATTGGCTGGCCCCGCCACATCTTTCAGGTCTACCAAGCCGTAAGCACGGGAATCTAGGCTGGCCCCAATCCGGCGGTTGTCTCCCATGACCCACAGCTTGCCGGGCGGCAGGATCTGGGCGTTCTGGTCGCCAATAAAGCCCTCGCTGGCATAACTCTCGGCCAACGCTCGGCCATTGACCACCAATATCCCGTCCCGAATGGCCACGCTGTCGCCGGGTAAGGCCACCACCCGCTTGACGTTGTAAGGTCGGTGCTGAATGCCCCAGACCCTCTCGAAGGCGTATGGGCTGTCGGCGGGGGCTTTGAAAATGAGCAGGTCGCCCCGGCGCGGGTAGGGCGTGGGGAGGCCCCAAGCATGCAGCCAGCGAGGGTATTTCAGCAGCAGGAGCAGATCGCCGCTGGTCAGCGTGGGATCCATGCTGTCGCCGTCTACGCGGGCAAACGTACCCACAAAAGTGGTCAGCAGGTACACGGGCAGCAGCGCTCCCAGCAGCCATGTCCGGGCAAAAGCACGCAGCCCGGCAGCAGGCATCTCGGCAGCAGGGCGGGCAGGAGAAGCAGGCGTCACGCGGGGCATGCTAGCAGCGGCGCAGATGAACCGGGCGGTGAACAAGGCTGGATGAGAGCGGCTAGACCAATCGTTTAATTGAACAGTTGGTTTTTCTTTATGCCCGCTTCAGATTTGGGGGGCATAGATTCTGGGGGCAGTACGCTAGCTGCCATGACGGCTCAGGAACTTATTGTGGACAAGTACGAAGAGGGCGCAGGCACGCCCGCCCAGCCCGGCAAAATGGTACGCGTGCACTATACGGGCACGCTGGAAAACGGCCAGAAATTCGATTCTTCCCGTGACCGGGGCGAGCCGATAGAGTTCCCGCTGGGCGTGGGCTACGTCATTGCTGGATGGGATCAGGGCATTGCCCAATTGCGCGTGGGCGACAAGGCCCGCCTGACCATTCCCGCCCATCTCGGTTACGGCGATGCGGGCGTTCCCGGTGTGATTCCTGGCGGCGCGACCTTGGTGTTTGACGTGGAACTCGTAGACGTGCGCTGAAAGATTGATGCAAAACAATACGGCGCTAGGGCCAAAAGCTCCAGCGCCGTTTCTTTCGGCTACTTATCAGCGGGCTTATCCTCGACCACCGAACTCTCGGAGCGGTAGTTGCCCTGTTCATCCAAGTTGCCGCCCAACTTCACGTGGGTATCGGTGACGCCGGGGCCGTCCTGCACCACGCCTGCGCGTTCGGCAGGATCATTGGGAATGGGCGGGCGCGTGGCACTCTCCGAGTCGGTGCTGCGCTCCTGGGGCGCGTCTCCCTCGATGGTCAGGCCCATTTGCTCGTTGCTGGTATGTCCGGTCATGCGGCAAGGCTAAAACTGTGGTAGGGCGGGCGCGTGTGCAGCACGTAAAGCCGGGTTGGGAGTGGGCCGAATAAAGGCCAGCTTAAGCCCTTGACCTGTCTGGCTCTGTCTCCATTGGAACCGCTACAATTCTGGGCACACATGAAACGATTGGCGACGCTGATGACGCTCGCGCTGGCTGCTTCGGCTGCGGCGCAAACCCCTTTACCCAGTGGGACAGCTCTGGCTGTGGCGCAAACGGTGGCCCAGGCTGCCCCCGCCCCAACCCCTGCCGGAACTACTGCCCAACCCATTCCCGACAACGTGCTGCGCGTGCGCTACGTGCGCCCCGACGGCAACTACGAGGGCTGGGGCCTGCATATCTGGGAAGACACCAGCGCCCCCACCGAATGGGCCAAACCGCTGGCGCAAACGGGCAAAGATGCAGGCGGCGCGTATTGGGACGTGCCGTTGAAAGCTGGGGCGGCCAAGGTGAATTTTATTGTGCATAAGGGCGATGAAAAAGACCCCGGCCCCGACATGTCGGTAGACCTGACCAAAGGCCGCGAAGTGACCGTGACCAGCGGCAAGGAAGCCTTCGCTTACGGCGCACCCGCCGCCCTGAGCGACCCAGCTGTGCCTGCCAACACCGCCCGCATTAATTACTACCGCCCGGACGGCAAATATGAGAGCTGGGGTCTGCATATCTGGGAAGACACCACCAAACCCACCGAGTGGACTGCGCCATTGGCCCAGACGGGCAAAAACAGCTTTGGCGTGTACTGGGACGTGCCTATGAAAGAGGGCTGGAACAAGCTGAATTTTATCGTGCATCAGGGCGACAACAAGGACCCCGGCCCCGACCAGACGCTGAACAGCAGCGTGGGCAATCAAGCATGGATCGTCAGCGGCAACGCGGCAGTCAACACGACCCGCCCCGATACCAGCGTGCGCGTGGTGGGCGACCTGACCAGGCAGCAGGCGATCATGCTGGGACGCGACCTGGTGGCCGTGAAGCCCGAATTCGTGCAGCCCGGAGCCTTCCTGACGCTGCACACTGCCCCCGACGCCAGCCTGAAACTGACCCCGGCAGGCGTGGACGGCGGCACTCCCCTGACCCTGAACGTGGTAGAGGGCGGCCTGAGCGCGGCGCTGAAGGCCAAAGCGCCGTATCTGGCCGGATACGCCCTGCTGCAAGTGCGCGAGGAAGACCGGGCCAAAGTCGGCGCGGCCCTGCGCGGACAGGTGGCAATAAGTAGCGCCCTGCCCGACGGCACACTGATAGACGCCACGGGCGTGCAAACTGCGTGGGCGCTGGACGACCTGTACGCCTACGACGGCCCGCTGGGGGCCACGTGGCAGGGGGCCAAACCCACGCTCAGGCTGTGGGCACCCACCGCACAGGCCGTAAACTTGCGCCTGAGTGCGGCCAACGGCACGGGCGAGCGCACCGTGCCCATGACCCGCGACGCCAAGGGCGTCTGGACGGCGGCGGGCGAGGCCAACTGGAAGGGCCTCGGCTACCGCTATGAGGTGAAGGTCTACGCGCCCAGCACGGGCAAGGTGGAAACCAATCTGGTCACCGATCCCTATTCAGTGGCGCTGAGCCTGAACAGTACACGCAGCATTCTGACCGACCTGAACGACCCCAGCCAAAAACCTGCGGGCTGGGAAGGCCTGAAAAAACCCGCCCTGCGCTCCGCCAGCGACCTGAGCTTTTACGAACTGCATCTGCGGGATTTCAGCGCCGCCGATGCCAGCGTGCCTGCCGCCCAGCGCGGCACTTACCTCGCCTTTACACAGGCGAGCAGCAACGGCATGAAACACCTGAAAGCTTTGGCCGACGCGGGCCTGAAAGCGGTTCACTTGCTGCCTACCTTCGACATTGCCACCATCGAGGAAGACAAAACCAAGTGGAAGGCCACGCCCGACCTGAGCAAACTGCCGCCCAACAGCGACCAGCAGCAGGCCGCCGTGACCACTGTGAAGGACGCCGATCCCTACAACTGGGGTTACGATCCCTATCACTACATGGCCCCAGAAGGCAGCTACGCCGTCAATCCGGCAGACCGGACCCGCGAATACCGCGCCATGGTGATGGCGCTGAACGCGGCAGGCCTGCGCGTGGTGCAGGACGTGGTGTTCAACCATACGGCGGCCAGCGGACAGGCCGAACGCAGTGTCCTTGACCGCATCGTGCCGGGGTACTACCACCGCCTGAACGTGAACGGGGGCGTGGAAAACTCGACCTGCTGCTCCAATACCGCCACCGAGCACGCCATGATGCGCCGCCTGATGGTGGATTCGCTGGTGCTGATGGCGAAGGCCTACAAGGTGGACGGCTTCCGCTTCGACCTGATGGGACATCATCTGGTGGCTGATATGAAGGCCGCCCGCACCGCGCTGGACGCCCTAACTGTGCCCAAAGACGGCGTGGACGGCAAGAGCATCTATATTTACGGCGAGGGCTGGGACTTTGGCGAGGTGCAGGGCAACAAACGCGGCGTGAATGCCACCCAGATCAACATGTACGGGCAGGGCATCGGCACTTTCAATGACCGGATCCGGGACGCGGTGCGCGGCGGCAATCCTTTTGGCGGGCTGCAAGAGCAGGGCTTTGCGACTGGCCTGGCGACCCTGCCCAACGGCCAGCCCCAGAACACCGACCGCAACAAGGCGCTGCAACTGGCCGACCTCGTGCGGGTGGGCCTCAGCGGAAACCTGCGCGACTTTAAGTTCACCAACGGTCTGGGCAAAGAAACCACCGGGGCCAACGTGAATTACAACGGTGCGCCCGCCGGATACGCGGCCAGTCCCCGCGAAACCATCAACTACGCCAGTGCCCACGACAACCAGACCCTGTATGACGCCGTGGTGCTGAAGGCTCCAGCGGGGGCCACGCCCGCCCAGCGTACCCGGATGCAAAACCTCGCCCATAGCGTGGTGCTGCTGGGTCAGGGGCTCCCGTTCAGCTACGCGGGCGATGAAATCCTGCGCTCCAAGAGCTTTGACACCGACTCCTACAACAGCGGCGACTGGTTCAATACACTGGACTTTACCCGCGCCAGCAACGGCTTTGGCAAGGGCCTGCCGCCCGCCGAGAAGAACGAGGGCAACTGGAACCTGTACCGCCCGCTGCTGGGCAACGCGGCGTTCAAGCCCTCGGCCACCGAAATCACCCGCGCCTTCGATCACTACCGCGATATGTTGCGGGTGCGCTATTCCTCCAGCCTGTTCCGGATGGACACGGCGGCGCAGGTACAGCAAAACCTGAAATTCCTGAACACTGGGCCTAGCCAGACCCCCGGCGTGATCGTGATGCGCCTAACTGGAACCGTGAACACGACCAACCCTTACCGCAACGTGGTCGTCGTGTTTAACGGCAGCGGCCAGACGGTGAATTTCAGCGATCCGACACTGGCGGGCCTGAATCTGAGCCTGCACCCGGTGTTGGCCGCCAGCACCGACAGCACGGTCAAAACCAGCAAGGTGGCGGGCAGCAGCCTGAGCGTGCCGGGCCTGACGACGGCGGTGTTTGTCGGGAAGTGAAGAAGGGCGTCTAAGGGTCTAGGGTCTAAGGACAAAAAATGACGGCGGGGGCTTCGGCTTTCTGCCGTCTTTTCGGCTGCGAGATGCCTTACTTGCCCAGATAATCTTCATCTATCAGCCCTTAGACCCTCTGCCCCTTAGACCTGCCCACAGTCGCCCCGTAGACTCGCGCCATGACTGCTCCCCCCAGACCCATTATTTTGGACGGCGACCCCGGCATAGACGACGCCGTAGCATGGATGTTGGCCCTTGCCAGCCCCGCCGAAGTGCGGGTCTTGGGCGTCTGCAGCGTGCATGGCAACGTGCCACTAGACCTCACCAGCCACAACGCGGGCGTGATTCTGGCGCTGGCGGGCGAGGCAGGACGCACGGTGCCCCATTACGCTGGAGCCGACCGCCCCTTGGTGCGTGAGGCGATGACGGCGGCGGCAGTTCACGGCGATTCTGGCCTGCCCGCTGCCAATTTGCCTGCACCACTGCGGGAACCGGAAGGCCTGCACGCCGTTCAGTTCATGATCCAGGCCATTCGCGCCCAGCCCGGCGAAATCACGGTCATCGCCACTGGCCCGCTGACCAATGTGGCCCTCGCGTTTCGGCTGGCCCCTGACCTGCCCACCCTCGTGCGTGAAGTGGTCTGGATGGGCGGCAGCACCGCACACGGCAACCGCACGCCCGCTGCCGAATTTAATGCGCTGGCCGACCCACACGCCGCCCATGTGGTGCTGACTTCGGGAGCACAGGTGCGGATGGTGGGCCTCAATCTGACGATGCAGTGCATTGCCACACCAGACCGCCTAGAAGCCCTGCACGCACTGGGCAACCGCGCCGGGGCCGTGTGCGCCGAGTTCCTCACCTTCTACGCCGGGCATTACCGCGCCCGCTACGG from Deinococcus sp. QL22 encodes:
- the mnmE gene encoding tRNA uridine-5-carboxymethylaminomethyl(34) synthesis GTPase MnmE, which produces MTSRTGLTDTIAAIATAPGSAGVGIVRVSGPKALSVADGAFAGKRRPSRTAGGRFLFGQLVGADGEMLDEGLCLIFRGGRSYTGEDVAEFQTHGSPAVLARVLARALELGARPARPGEFTLRAYLAGRLDLAQAEAVLGLVEAQTDAARRQASLGLSGALGARVTRIAANITRTLAAIQAMLDYPEEGVPDEDRTAPLAAAEADLTALVQSARAGQISARGARLALIGRPNAGKSSLLNALLGYERSIVTPIAGTTRDYLEAGLELAGVPVTLIDTAGLRDTADEIEAAGVRQAHALAERADLVLALEDGSEPREALPADLPDGARVLRVQTKADLPAGWTDPAVLRVSAVTGAGLPELRGAVHTALIGDAARGEAWLTTERQADAARRALEHVQAAVNLPDDLAGYELEEALRALSDLTGRDVQEDVVDAVFRNFCVGK
- a CDS encoding nucleoside hydrolase — translated: MTAPPRPIILDGDPGIDDAVAWMLALASPAEVRVLGVCSVHGNVPLDLTSHNAGVILALAGEAGRTVPHYAGADRPLVREAMTAAAVHGDSGLPAANLPAPLREPEGLHAVQFMIQAIRAQPGEITVIATGPLTNVALAFRLAPDLPTLVREVVWMGGSTAHGNRTPAAEFNALADPHAAHVVLTSGAQVRMVGLNLTMQCIATPDRLEALHALGNRAGAVCAEFLTFYAGHYRARYGINGGALHDPVAVAAVIWPELFTFRPMRVQVDTQDGLNFGRTVCDLYSQPGPEERVQVGMDIDESAFFALLLERVGRLP
- the pulA gene encoding pullulanase-type alpha-1,6-glucosidase, translating into MKRLATLMTLALAASAAAQTPLPSGTALAVAQTVAQAAPAPTPAGTTAQPIPDNVLRVRYVRPDGNYEGWGLHIWEDTSAPTEWAKPLAQTGKDAGGAYWDVPLKAGAAKVNFIVHKGDEKDPGPDMSVDLTKGREVTVTSGKEAFAYGAPAALSDPAVPANTARINYYRPDGKYESWGLHIWEDTTKPTEWTAPLAQTGKNSFGVYWDVPMKEGWNKLNFIVHQGDNKDPGPDQTLNSSVGNQAWIVSGNAAVNTTRPDTSVRVVGDLTRQQAIMLGRDLVAVKPEFVQPGAFLTLHTAPDASLKLTPAGVDGGTPLTLNVVEGGLSAALKAKAPYLAGYALLQVREEDRAKVGAALRGQVAISSALPDGTLIDATGVQTAWALDDLYAYDGPLGATWQGAKPTLRLWAPTAQAVNLRLSAANGTGERTVPMTRDAKGVWTAAGEANWKGLGYRYEVKVYAPSTGKVETNLVTDPYSVALSLNSTRSILTDLNDPSQKPAGWEGLKKPALRSASDLSFYELHLRDFSAADASVPAAQRGTYLAFTQASSNGMKHLKALADAGLKAVHLLPTFDIATIEEDKTKWKATPDLSKLPPNSDQQQAAVTTVKDADPYNWGYDPYHYMAPEGSYAVNPADRTREYRAMVMALNAAGLRVVQDVVFNHTAASGQAERSVLDRIVPGYYHRLNVNGGVENSTCCSNTATEHAMMRRLMVDSLVLMAKAYKVDGFRFDLMGHHLVADMKAARTALDALTVPKDGVDGKSIYIYGEGWDFGEVQGNKRGVNATQINMYGQGIGTFNDRIRDAVRGGNPFGGLQEQGFATGLATLPNGQPQNTDRNKALQLADLVRVGLSGNLRDFKFTNGLGKETTGANVNYNGAPAGYAASPRETINYASAHDNQTLYDAVVLKAPAGATPAQRTRMQNLAHSVVLLGQGLPFSYAGDEILRSKSFDTDSYNSGDWFNTLDFTRASNGFGKGLPPAEKNEGNWNLYRPLLGNAAFKPSATEITRAFDHYRDMLRVRYSSSLFRMDTAAQVQQNLKFLNTGPSQTPGVIVMRLTGTVNTTNPYRNVVVVFNGSGQTVNFSDPTLAGLNLSLHPVLAASTDSTVKTSKVAGSSLSVPGLTTAVFVGK
- the lepB gene encoding signal peptidase I, which encodes MPRVTPASPARPAAEMPAAGLRAFARTWLLGALLPVYLLTTFVGTFARVDGDSMDPTLTSGDLLLLLKYPRWLHAWGLPTPYPRRGDLLIFKAPADSPYAFERVWGIQHRPYNVKRVVALPGDSVAIRDGILVVNGRALAESYASEGFIGDQNAQILPPGKLWVMGDNRRIGASLDSRAYGLVDLKDVAGPANFRLWPRPGLVGR
- a CDS encoding FKBP-type peptidyl-prolyl cis-trans isomerase, whose product is MTAQELIVDKYEEGAGTPAQPGKMVRVHYTGTLENGQKFDSSRDRGEPIEFPLGVGYVIAGWDQGIAQLRVGDKARLTIPAHLGYGDAGVPGVIPGGATLVFDVELVDVR